A region from the Lentimonas sp. CC4 genome encodes:
- the pseI gene encoding pseudaminic acid synthase, translated as MTSLPNHCIEIDGRLIGAGHPTYVIAEISANHNQNIDEAIDLIQIAANSGADAVKIQTYTPDTMTIQCENDYFKIGKDTLWEGRSLYELYGDAYTPWEWLPELQKAARNAKITLFSTPFDSTSVNFLEQHNVPAHKIASFELTDHPLLATVAQTGKPVILSTGLASLEEITDAVEVLRTNGCEQLALLKCTSAYPAPPEEANLARIPHMQETFSVPVGLSDHTMGTTVSALAVSLGACIIEKHFTKSRAVPGPDSAFSLEPDELKAMIEAVRIAEKAIGHVTYDLTEMERNSRTFRRSIFAVKDIQPGEEINESNVRIIRPSYGLAPKYMNQVLGLRSKGSIRRGTPLSWDLINHTSIE; from the coding sequence ATGACATCTCTACCAAATCACTGCATCGAAATTGATGGCCGCCTGATCGGAGCAGGTCATCCCACTTACGTAATTGCTGAGATATCTGCCAATCATAACCAAAACATCGACGAAGCGATTGATCTCATACAAATCGCTGCCAATAGTGGTGCAGATGCCGTCAAGATTCAGACCTATACGCCTGATACCATGACGATTCAATGCGAGAACGATTACTTCAAAATAGGGAAAGACACACTCTGGGAAGGGCGTAGCCTTTATGAACTCTATGGCGATGCCTATACACCGTGGGAATGGTTACCGGAATTACAGAAAGCCGCAAGAAACGCAAAAATCACACTGTTCTCCACTCCCTTCGACTCCACTTCGGTCAATTTCCTCGAACAACATAACGTCCCTGCGCACAAAATTGCTTCGTTCGAACTGACTGACCACCCCTTATTAGCTACCGTCGCTCAAACCGGAAAACCCGTCATTCTATCAACAGGACTCGCGAGCCTTGAAGAAATCACAGACGCTGTTGAAGTTTTGCGAACGAATGGCTGCGAACAATTGGCCCTGCTGAAATGCACAAGTGCCTACCCCGCTCCCCCAGAAGAAGCAAATCTAGCTAGGATTCCACACATGCAGGAAACATTCTCCGTGCCAGTAGGATTATCCGATCACACGATGGGCACAACCGTATCAGCCCTTGCTGTCAGCTTGGGTGCATGCATCATCGAAAAGCATTTCACCAAATCCCGAGCAGTGCCCGGCCCCGATAGCGCATTTTCTCTCGAACCTGATGAGTTGAAAGCCATGATCGAGGCGGTGCGCATTGCTGAAAAGGCGATTGGTCATGTGACTTACGACCTAACCGAGATGGAACGTAACAGTCGCACTTTTCGTCGTTCTATTTTTGCAGTCAAAGACATTCAACCAGGTGAAGAAATCAATGAATCCAATGTGAGAATCATTCGTCCTAGTTATGGACTCGCCCCAAAATACATGAATCAAGTTCTAGGGCTCAGGTCAAAAGGCAGCATACGACGTGGAACTCCCTTGTCTTGGGATCTAATCAATCATACATCCATCGAATAA